The sequence cccaaagtgactaaaaataatataaaatatcatacaattattacgtaaattagtcacttatcaaactcccccacacttaaatcattgcttgtcctcaagcaatccacacataatcaactacaatgatttaagaggtgaaacaatatatgcacttttgtcaaatttaattcctcatgacctgaaaaaataatcattatacaattattcaaattacattaaatactcataatatcaagtaaaggaaagataagtaTACCttaattcaacaagttaaacgtaatctcttaccctaacctaatttcacaaataagcaaatcacatagtcgatttatagccttcctcctcctataatcatctttttctcaaaattttacaactaagagggatttattcatactggttttacttaaatagtgagaatgtctttttacgcgaaaatcgacacttttaggtgaagatccccggttactcaacatttcacttattcaagttgctatgcatactcttaattcaagtacctttttacgcgaatgtcgacatttgtagataccaacccccggttacttggtacgagaatcattggagtagaacaatttttatttactttcttttcttttctcttttttttttttacttttctttttttcttttctactttttttcttcaaaaataaaggacaataaatagatattccctcttagaaaatatataagaacaatcaaaggaggagtataaccttttatcaactatatcaatcacttacttataaaattaagtaaagagaagaaatttcattaaacatataaaattataggcataattttcctcactttaccaaatatactttctaaaatgtaaaaatcctaattgcataataaccattttcaagttaaatgaggactaaactttccaaaatacatataaagtttcaacaattggaagaattaaacacttaaggttggaatactttggccctttttgaaataaaaaataaaaatgaaaaaattgaagaacttttgggccatagtgaaatattggacaagatgttagaaaaattttgacggagtttccccatataaatggaagaaaactccctgccaacaaacccaatttcaatcaaattatccacatggcaaataattcaaacacaattctaacatttctaagcatttaaatccacaaaatatcatcacatagaaagtatttgcaagttcaaatatttcctcccccacacttaaacttcacattgtcctcaatgtgagaaaaggaaaataaataaagagtaaaagaaaatactgctcaattgaacttgcgcaatccgaatccatgtccaagtgatgaatttccaatcTTAAGTAGTCCGAAATCCTTAAAACCACAACAGAGATGAAGATCACTTGAATTAGTTCAcacaaaagaaataagaaaaatcactaaaaattaAACATCACAAGCACTAcggaatagaaaagaaaaactagtggCAATGTCACTAGGTGACGAGCACTCCCTCAAGTAGTCGCTTGGTCAGGTGAAGATGGTGGAGTCGGAGGAGCTTCAATACCCAGCTTGGTCTCGATGCGACGAAGACGCTCGGAATTCTGCTTATTCTCTTGGCGGCTTTTCTTTACCTCAGCCTCGACACAAAGCAGCTTGTCCATTATCTTCTTGAAAAACGACCGAGTGTCTTGAGGTGAGGTTGGAGGCCGTGAGGAAGACGGTTCATTTGAGACCGGCGGGGTAGTTGTCTCAACCCCTTGAGCCCCTTCAATTCGTTCAATTTCAACTTCCTCCTCTTGCCTAATGTCCCCTTGAGCACCTCCTTGAGTTGAAGGACCACCGCCGTCTTTACTCTTCAAAATGAACCTGCAAAAATCCAATGTAAAGACGTCCTTCTTCTTGAGACCTGTAGGGAAAGCGTTAGAAAAATCCACTCCAACCCTTTGAAACTCGAAGGTCAAGAACCGAGGATACGGGAAAGCATGTTTGATGTCGTTACTGCGAACCACAGCCCACATGTGGTTGGTGATAATGCTTCCCAATGGAATGCCTTGGATGTTTCCTAAGCCATGCTTCATTTTATCCAAGAAATAGATGTCACTTGTGCGCGCCTCATTGGTTCCACTTGCCCTCGGAATGATATTGGCGGCAAATAGGTAAATAAGGAGACGTTGCGACTCCGGAAATGATGAAGTCAATACCGAATATCGCCCCGTCGTTCGAGTAGCCTTGTACTCAACCCCCAAACGTACAAGTGCCTCTAGCATGTTCCAAGAGTCCAAATCATTGGGTTTGAAGGCTTTCTTCAAATCTACCTTGCGCCCCACATCCGAAACATGAAGATAGCGCTCCAAATCAGCTCTATGGACTCGAACTTTTCTCCCTCGCACTGTACTAGTAATCACCTCCGTGTCGTAGTGAAAAACCTTCTTGTCCTCCACATTTGCATAGAATTCTCGGACAAGCTCCTCATAATAGAAGTTTGGGATGTTAAAGAAATTTTCCCATCCCAATTTGGCAAAGGAGGCCTTGAGATGGTAGACCTCCTCGGCATCCGAGGTGACATCCTTTTCCACCAATACCTTAGCTCCCCTCCTAGCATTGTACCAAGCTTCATTTTCGGCGGAGGTGAAGCGCGACTTATCATAAGGGACTTCCTCCTCTTGGTCCCCTTGTGCAtcttgttcctcttgttgtTGAGTATCCTCTCCAGATGATGGCTCGTCCTCAAGCTGTAGACGTctacttgcttttcttttcaagcGCGGTTGTCTAGACGTCGAAGCTTCTCCTCTCTTGTTAGGAGGAGGAGATTTCACTGCACCTTTCTTAGTGCGAGCCATTGTacctaattaaaattattaaatgtTAACTTCATTTAATAGGTACATTGCTAAGTAAAGATAATGAAAACTCATTCACTTTTACCTCTTTATCTTTAATTAGCCAATCTTATCAACTTACTCACATAATAATTAGCAATTAACTTCACAAGCAAGACTTTACAATTGATTATCAACAACAAAtgcttctttcatttttttccaaataaaacaCTTAAGCATAAAATGTCCAAATAGGTagagaaagcaattaaacaatcaCACAACTTATTCCCAACTTAATGACCTAAATAAGCATAATGAAATGCTAAAAGCACCTTAACCATGAGTTTAGACTTAAAAAGGTCATTAATTCAACTTTAATCAAATTTTCTAGAATAAACATGCCAAAAATCAAAGGATAAGCTAATTAAGCCTAAATTTAGCATGTAAATATCCTAGACCAATCCATTACTCTCATACAATTTTCTTCAATCCAATTGCCCCAAAAATTTAGCTAATAATGATCAAATCAAAGTAATCCTCAAGATTAGCTTAAAATTGctaaattcaccaaataatctcAAACCCATGAgttaaacatcaccaataatcatcaataagCTCAATAACATCATAAAAAGcatcaaacttcacaaaatgaaaaaaaattcgaaattgcccaaaaataggaaaaagtgaaaattgacaaaattcaaatgataacatttggtgaagatttgttacCTCAAACTTGTTGGTAGATGATTAATGGTGCAAATGGTGAAGAAACCCCCAaaaatttcactccaatttggcctcaattgaagagttcaaaaattgaaaaccctTGTTCTTCTCAAGctaaaacccaaacaaaaacttgtttttgaaggGGTTTAAGC is a genomic window of Coffea eugenioides isolate CCC68of unplaced genomic scaffold, Ceug_1.0 ScVebR1_1515;HRSCAF=2378, whole genome shotgun sequence containing:
- the LOC113755479 gene encoding uncharacterized protein LOC113755479; protein product: MARTKKGAVKSPPPNKRGEASTSRQPRLKRKASRRLQLEDEPSSGEDTQQQEEQDAQGDQEEEVPYDKSRFTSAENEAWYNARRGAKVLVEKDVTSDAEEVYHLKASFAKLGWENFFNIPNFYYEELVREFYANVEDKKVFHYDTEVITSTVRGRKVRVHRADLERYLHVSDVGRKVDLKKAFKPNDLDSWNMLEALVRLGVEYKATRTTGRYSVLTSSFPESQRLLIYLFAANIIPRASGTNEARTSDIYFLDKMKHGLGNIQGIPLGSIITNHMWAVVRSNDIKHAFPYPRFLTFEFQRVGVDFSNAFPTGLKKKDVFTLDFCRFILKSKDGGGPSTQGGAQGDIRQEEEVEIERIEGAQGVETTTPPVSNEPSSSRPPTSPQDTRSFFKKIMDKLLCVEAEVKKSRQENKQNSERLRRIETKLGIEAPPTPPSSPDQATT